ATTCGCACCTTCTTCGGACGGCTGAAGCATACGGCGAACCGGATCGAAGCCAGCCAGGCCGCCGCTGAGCAGGTGAAGGAGATGCTGGGCTATGACCGGGTCATGATCTACGAGTTCGATGAGCAGTGGAATGGCAAGGTGATTGCGGAAGCCAAGGAAGAAGGACTGGAGCCGTTCCTCGGCCATCATTATCCTGCCTCTGACATTCCGAAGCAGGCGCGTGAGCTATATCTGCGCAACTGGCTGCGGACGATCGTCGATGTGAATTATGTTCCCGTTCCGATTACCCCGGTGCTGCAGCCCCTTACCGGTAAGCCCCTGAACCTCAGCTTGTCCATCCTGCGCAGCGTGTCTCCGCTCCATATCGAGTATTTGCAGAATATGGGGGTGGGGGCGACTACGACCATCTCCCTGATTAACAACAACAAGCTCTGGGGACTGATCACTTGTCACCACTATTCCCCCAGGTATGTCCCGCACCGTATCCGTAATCTGTGTAATTTCCTGGGGGCCTTCTTCTCCAGTGAACTGTACCAGCGTCAGCAGCTCGACAGCTATCAGACGGAGCTTGCGCTGCGGACCAAGGCGATGAGAATTGTCGATATTTTCACAGGCAATGTCAGCTCTTCCCGGGTGATTGAACAGCTCAGCGATGAAGAGCAGACACTGCTGGGTATGATGGAGGCTTCCGGTGCAGCCGTGTGTTATCAGGACAAGCTGATGCTGTTCGGAGTAGCGCCCTCCCAGGAGCAGGTACGGGAGCTTGCCGGCTGGCTGGCGGGGAAATCCAAGGATTACACCTACTGCACCTCCAGACTCAGTCTGGAATATGAATCGGCCAAAGCTTACAAGAATAAGGCCTCCGGTGCCATCTATCTCGCCCTGACTCCAGGACACCAGAATTATATGATCTGGTTCCGGCCTGAGGTGGTGGAGATTGTGGATTGGGCCGGAGATCCGGCTAAGGCTGTCATTCAGGAAAATGACGGATTACGATTGTCTCCCCGCAAGTCCTTTGAGAAATGGCGGCAGGTGGTTCAATCCACCTCACTTCCTTGGAGAGAGCAGCATCTTAACATTCTGCCGCAGCTTAAATCTATTCTGCGCGGACAGACCGAGAACCAGCTGCGTCAGGCGGAAGAGCAGGCCCTGCAGAACGCCCGCAGTCTGCGTCATAATGAACAGCGGTATCTGCAATTGATGGACCTGTCTCCCGTAGCCTTCTTCATGATTACCGATGATGTGATTGCCTACTGCAATAACCGCGCAGTGGAGCTGATGGGTGAAGAGAAGGACAAATCGCTGATCGGGCAGCCGTTCATGACCTATGTGCAGGCGTCCTACCGGTCAACTCTGAAGCAGCACTTCTCAGACCTCAGCCAGAATGTGACCCAGTTCGTATCGGGCCAGGGCCAATTCATGAGCGGGGACGGGCAACTGCTGGAGATAAGCCTCAGTCTGGCTTCGGTTATTCATGGCGGCAGACCGTCCATTATGGCGGTCCTTAATGCAGGAACCGGTGTAGGGGCGAAGGGCGAAGCCTATACTGATGCGGCCAATCAGATGCAAAGCTATCTGACGACCGATTCACTAACCGATCTGCCGAACCGCCAGGCCCTTGTGCATGAGCTGGATCAGCGCTGGGAGGATACGCTGAATACCCGGGAACCCTTGCTGCTGCTGTCGATTGATATCGATGATTTTCATGCTTACAATGCTGTACACGGGCTGAAGGGCGGCGATCTCTGTATTCAATCGGTAGCGGATGTGCTGAATATTATCAGCATCACGCACGGCACCTTCGTGGCCCGGTTCAGCGGGGCGAACTTCATCCTTACGATGGCAGGTGCGTCCGCCTCCCAGGCGGAGCAATTAGCCGAATCCGTCCGTCAAGGTGTCTCTGATCTGCAGATTCCCCGTGACAGGTTTGAAGAGGAAGGTGTGGTCACTGTAAGCATAGGTGGCCTGTTGAAGGTACCGGTTCCCTCTGACCGCCCGTCTGACTTCATTGCCAAGGCGGAGAAGGCTCTCTATGAGGCGAAGTCTGCCGGGAAGAACCAGGTCGTATTTTATTAGCACCTGCCAGCACTATCGTACACCCAGAGCAGAAGCCGGATGAGTCCATATTGGACTTGTCCGGCTTTTTTAGAAAGAATTTATATGTTTTGGGGTCCCCGCAAAGTGCCTGAGTCATCACCCACGCTAAAGCCCCACTTTGTGGGGTTATTTTGCTGTCCTATTCGTCCAATCCTCCGCAGGTAATCCGCATACATTACAGAGTAACCATTGGTGCTGTCCTGAATCTTGTATACCATCCTCCACATGATCCACATCATCCAGAGCGAGGTGAACCACAGTGTCTGTAGAGAAGCATAAGCTGGCGGCAGGAACGCCCTATGCCACACCTTATTATGTCATTAGCAGCGGCGTCCCCGGACCTGTATTTATGATTATCTCCGGTGTTCACGGCAATGAGCCGGCGAGTAGCCGCGCAGCGCAAGGCATCGCCAGCCGGTTCAACCGGGGAGATCTGATGCTGCGCTCAGGGAAGCTGATTATCGTCCCGCTGGTGAACCAAATCGCACGGCGCAAGGGGGTTCGCGGGAAACCCGACCTGAACCGTACCTTCCCGGGCGTTCAAGGCGCCCCGGCCCGACATCCGTTGTCGGCAGCCGTATGGCAGCTTGCCTTGCGCTACCGCCCCTCGTGGGTGCTGGATCTGCATGAGGCGAACGGGCTGTCCGAGCTGAATCCGAAGCGGGTCGGCCAGACCCTGATCATCAGCCCGGTCAGCCGGGCACATGGACTGGCGAAGCAAATTGTGATGCGGATGAATCAGACGATCACGAATAGAGCGTACCGCTTCAACATACGGCATAGGGAGCGTGCGGGAACTTCCCGGATGGCTTTCCAGCGGCTGCTCGGTGCCCGGGCGGTGACCGTAGAGACCTGCTGGAGCCTGGATTATGCCTTAAGAGTAAGGCTGCAGAGCGAGATCGTCTACCACTTTCTGCGGTCGCAGGGGATGATCGGCTAATTAAGGGTATCACACTAAGGGATTGACACAACCGAATATAGTGTATATATTACATATATACACTAGTTACAAAAAACACAAAGGAAGCTGATGCTGCTGCATGAATATCGTGATATCAAGTACATCTGGCGAACCGATCTACGCCCAGATTGTGGGACAGGTCCGCCAGATGATTCTCCAAGGCGAGCTGGTCTCGGGGACCCCGCTGCCGTCGATCCGCTTACTGGCGAAGGAGCTGCAGATTAGCGTCATTACCACGAAGCGGGCTTACGAGGAGCTGGAGCGGGAGGGGCTGATTAACTCGATTGTGGGTAAGGGGTCTTTTGTCTCCGGGGCCGATCAGGAATATATCCGGGAACAACGGCTGCGGATGGTGGAGGGCAAGCTGAAGGAGATTATTGACGAGAGCAGACAGCTTGGCATGGAATACGCTGAACTCGCGGAGATGCTGAAGCTGCTCTATGAGGAGGAACAGGAATGAGTAATGTAATTGAGCTAGACCATGTGACCAAACGCTACGACCGTTTTGAACTGCGGGATATTTCGCTCCCGATCAAGGAGGGCTACATTACAGGGCTGATCGGCCCAAATGGCGCAGGCAAGACCTCTATGATCAAGATGATGATGGGGTTAATCTATCCGGACCAAGGCAACATTCTGATGTTCGGCCAGAACAACCAGGAGGACCTGGCGGCTGTTAAGGCGCGTATCGGTTACGTCTCGGACGAGAATATCTATTATGAGAATATGACCGTAAAGCAGATGAAGAGTATTATCGCCCCGTTCTATCCCGGGTGGAATAATGATACATATGTGAAGTTTCAGGAGCTGTTCAAGCTTCCGCCGGGTAAGAAGATCAAGGATCTGTCCAAAGGCATGAAGATCAAATTCTCGCTCGCTGTCGCCTTGTCCCATGGTGCCGATCTGCTGATTATGGATGAGCCGACCTCAGGACTTGATCCGATTTTTCGCCGGGAGATGCTGGAGCTGCTCAGTGAGCATATCCAGGATGAGCACAAGTCGATTCTGTTCTCGACCCACAACACTACCGATCTGGACCGGATTGCCGACTATATTGCATTCATTAACGAAGGACGGATTATTTTCAATGAGATGAAGGAGAGTCTGGGCGAACGCTATCTGCTGGTCAAAGGCGGGAAGGAGCTGCTGGACCGGGATGTCCGGCGGTGGTTCGTGGGGCTGCGGGAGAACGGGCTGGGCTTTGAAGGGCTGATCAGCAACCGTGCGGAGGGGGAACGTTATTTCAGGGACACCGCAATCTGCGAGACACCTACACTGGAAGAGATTATGTACTATACGGTAAAAGGAAGTGAAGCACATGTATAACTCCATAGCTCTGATCCGTAAAGACTTCATGCTTACCCGGAAGTTCATCCTCCTGCTAATTCCCTATTATCTGATTATGGGCTATATGAACGCTGAAGCCTATACGGTGTTCTCACTGTTTCCGGCTATGCTGCTGCTCATTAACTCCTGTACCATCGATATGCAGCATAACAATCAGAAGTTTCTGGTTACGCTCCCGGTCCCGAGACAGCGGCTGATTCAGGCTAAATATATGACGCTGATTCCATTCTCCTTGTTCAGCCTGATCTGTACGATTCTGCTGTATCTGGTTGCTTTTAAGATGGGCAAGCTGGATGAACCGCTGCGCTGGAGAGAGCTGGGAATAGCTACTGCCGCGTTCCCTTTATTGGCCTCAATGTATCTGCCGCTGTATTACTGGCTGGGACAAAAAGGGATGCAGATCGTCAACTTCATCTTTATAATGGCGATCATGCTGAATTTCACGGCAATTACCAGCTTGTCTAAACGGTTTCCGGCACTTGCCGAATGGATTAGCACGGGCAGATTGGATAATGTCTTGCTTATTGCCATCAGCGTCCTGGCCTATCTCGTGATTATCTATGCTTCTTATTTAGTCTCTTTGCGTATTTATGTACACAAGGATATTTAGTCTAATTGCCGGTATAGGCTACAACACAAAAATGACCTCAGCTTCCACAGTCCAGTGGCAGTCTGAGGTCATTCTTGATCATACACTCATGGTTGGCTTAGCGGAAGGTCCCGCCCCGTTCCAGGTTCTCTACGAAGTCCTTGGCTTCCTTCAGGCCCAGATTCCGCGCTTCGCGCATCACCTTGATCGCCTGGATCTTCTTGCCCTCGGTTAACAGCAGGCGGATTCTCCGCTCCAGATCCGGTGCCAGCTCCGGGTTCTGCATGAACAGGGGAGCCGGGATGTCGGCAGCTCTGCTGCTCGCTGGGGAAGAGTACATTCCGCCGTAAGCGTCTCTTTGCGCTAACCGGGACTCTAGCTCGTTCACACGCCTCTTCAGACTGAACACACTGAGCGTAAGCAATAGTGCCAGCACCAGAGCAAGAATGGCGATGAGATCAATCGTATCCATATGTTCCATAGGCATTGCTCCTTCCTAATTATCTACTACCCGTAAGAAGAAAGAATGAACACTTCAGGCCTGATTGTTGATTGTATACGCTTGGGCGGAACCCTACAATGAGTTACAGGAACAGTACACATCTTGCTTCAAAAGTATGTAGTTACCAAAACGCAGTATGCCGCGCCGGCGCCAGTCTCCCTGGAGCTATCCGAGGCAGCTGTGCTGCCCATTGGAGTCTTAACCGCATGGCAGGGGTTATTCGATCATGGTAACCTGCCGCAGGGCGGGCGTGTGCTGATTGCCGGGGCCGCTGGCGGGGTAGGCAGCTATGCAGTGCAATTTGCCAAGCAGCATGGAGCGTATGTCATAGGGACTTCCTCTGCGGCCAGTATGCCAGTGCTTCAGGAGCTGGGGATTGA
The sequence above is a segment of the Paenibacillus sp. FSL R7-0204 genome. Coding sequences within it:
- a CDS encoding diguanylate cyclase domain-containing protein; the protein is MSDFNTEHENQPLNRTLLNEAGLDPKEPVDLNNCEKEPIHIPGLIQPHGVLLAVTQNKDNRIVQASRNTDVLLGVAADALLGTSMADLVGPEQLNMLLERSVNAKETADLQYIIIQIKVAGVPEDFFCILHESEGLMIVELEPASIDQSDSTNDFDWIRTFFGRLKHTANRIEASQAAAEQVKEMLGYDRVMIYEFDEQWNGKVIAEAKEEGLEPFLGHHYPASDIPKQARELYLRNWLRTIVDVNYVPVPITPVLQPLTGKPLNLSLSILRSVSPLHIEYLQNMGVGATTTISLINNNKLWGLITCHHYSPRYVPHRIRNLCNFLGAFFSSELYQRQQLDSYQTELALRTKAMRIVDIFTGNVSSSRVIEQLSDEEQTLLGMMEASGAAVCYQDKLMLFGVAPSQEQVRELAGWLAGKSKDYTYCTSRLSLEYESAKAYKNKASGAIYLALTPGHQNYMIWFRPEVVEIVDWAGDPAKAVIQENDGLRLSPRKSFEKWRQVVQSTSLPWREQHLNILPQLKSILRGQTENQLRQAEEQALQNARSLRHNEQRYLQLMDLSPVAFFMITDDVIAYCNNRAVELMGEEKDKSLIGQPFMTYVQASYRSTLKQHFSDLSQNVTQFVSGQGQFMSGDGQLLEISLSLASVIHGGRPSIMAVLNAGTGVGAKGEAYTDAANQMQSYLTTDSLTDLPNRQALVHELDQRWEDTLNTREPLLLLSIDIDDFHAYNAVHGLKGGDLCIQSVADVLNIISITHGTFVARFSGANFILTMAGASASQAEQLAESVRQGVSDLQIPRDRFEEEGVVTVSIGGLLKVPVPSDRPSDFIAKAEKALYEAKSAGKNQVVFY
- a CDS encoding succinylglutamate desuccinylase/aspartoacylase family protein — its product is MSVEKHKLAAGTPYATPYYVISSGVPGPVFMIISGVHGNEPASSRAAQGIASRFNRGDLMLRSGKLIIVPLVNQIARRKGVRGKPDLNRTFPGVQGAPARHPLSAAVWQLALRYRPSWVLDLHEANGLSELNPKRVGQTLIISPVSRAHGLAKQIVMRMNQTITNRAYRFNIRHRERAGTSRMAFQRLLGARAVTVETCWSLDYALRVRLQSEIVYHFLRSQGMIG
- a CDS encoding ABC transporter ATP-binding protein encodes the protein MSNVIELDHVTKRYDRFELRDISLPIKEGYITGLIGPNGAGKTSMIKMMMGLIYPDQGNILMFGQNNQEDLAAVKARIGYVSDENIYYENMTVKQMKSIIAPFYPGWNNDTYVKFQELFKLPPGKKIKDLSKGMKIKFSLAVALSHGADLLIMDEPTSGLDPIFRREMLELLSEHIQDEHKSILFSTHNTTDLDRIADYIAFINEGRIIFNEMKESLGERYLLVKGGKELLDRDVRRWFVGLRENGLGFEGLISNRAEGERYFRDTAICETPTLEEIMYYTVKGSEAHV
- a CDS encoding GntR family transcriptional regulator → MNIVISSTSGEPIYAQIVGQVRQMILQGELVSGTPLPSIRLLAKELQISVITTKRAYEELEREGLINSIVGKGSFVSGADQEYIREQRLRMVEGKLKEIIDESRQLGMEYAELAEMLKLLYEEEQE
- a CDS encoding ABC-2 transporter permease, encoding MYNSIALIRKDFMLTRKFILLLIPYYLIMGYMNAEAYTVFSLFPAMLLLINSCTIDMQHNNQKFLVTLPVPRQRLIQAKYMTLIPFSLFSLICTILLYLVAFKMGKLDEPLRWRELGIATAAFPLLASMYLPLYYWLGQKGMQIVNFIFIMAIMLNFTAITSLSKRFPALAEWISTGRLDNVLLIAISVLAYLVIIYASYLVSLRIYVHKDI
- a CDS encoding ribosomal protein L7/L12, with protein sequence MEHMDTIDLIAILALVLALLLTLSVFSLKRRVNELESRLAQRDAYGGMYSSPASSRAADIPAPLFMQNPELAPDLERRIRLLLTEGKKIQAIKVMREARNLGLKEAKDFVENLERGGTFR